One Kitasatospora sp. NBC_01287 DNA window includes the following coding sequences:
- a CDS encoding DsbA family protein — protein MAITIEAWFDYRCPLSMVTHRLLTAVAAAHGAELRWHPHENRGGASWDPVPSARAWQYGTRPLAARLGVTVAERPPAPVRSARLAFLGYQFALEHGVGERYSEQVFAAHFAAGLDIADPAVLARIASRCGLDPLDFRAALADERYAELHRSALAEGSGHGPVRLTPTTVIGDRRIEGVPDLAQLDRLLTRAQLAAPVAVRQPAALERPVALDRQALDQPALDQPALDRQALDQPALDRQALDQPALDQPALERPAVPERAAALAGAAVVHGRGGGSGRFRGGVPVREVREVRELRSGDRAPDRRRSGRLPVTLGVTLGAAAPR, from the coding sequence GGCCATCACGATCGAGGCTTGGTTCGACTACCGATGCCCGCTGAGCATGGTGACGCACCGCTTGCTGACCGCGGTGGCCGCGGCGCACGGCGCCGAACTGCGCTGGCATCCGCACGAGAACCGCGGCGGTGCGTCGTGGGACCCGGTCCCGTCCGCGCGGGCCTGGCAGTACGGGACGCGGCCGTTGGCCGCGCGGCTGGGCGTGACCGTGGCGGAGCGGCCGCCCGCCCCGGTACGCAGTGCCCGACTCGCCTTCCTGGGCTACCAGTTCGCCCTGGAGCACGGCGTCGGTGAGCGCTACAGCGAGCAGGTCTTCGCCGCGCACTTCGCGGCCGGGCTGGACATCGCCGACCCCGCCGTGCTGGCCCGGATCGCGTCGCGCTGCGGGCTCGACCCGCTCGACTTCCGGGCCGCGCTGGCGGACGAGCGGTACGCCGAGTTGCACCGGTCCGCGCTCGCCGAGGGCAGTGGCCACGGCCCGGTCCGACTGACCCCGACCACGGTGATCGGCGACCGCAGGATCGAAGGGGTGCCCGATCTGGCGCAGTTGGACCGGTTGCTCACCCGGGCCCAGCTCGCCGCACCCGTGGCCGTGCGGCAGCCCGCAGCCCTGGAGCGGCCGGTGGCCCTGGATCGGCAGGCCCTGGATCAGCCGGCCCTGGATCAGCCGGCCTTGGATCGGCAGGCCCTGGATCAGCCGGCCTTGGATCGGCAGGCCCTGGATCAGCCGGCCTTGGATCAGCCGGCCTTGGAGCGGCCGGCCGTCCCGGAGCGGGCCGCCGCGCTCGCCGGCGCCGCCGTGGTACACGGCCGTGGCGGTGGCAGCGGCCGATTCCGTGGCGGCGTGCCGGTCCGCGAGGTCCGCGAGGTCCGCGAGCTCCGCTCCGGCGACCGCGCGCCCGACCGCCGACGCTCCGGCCGCCTCCCCGTCACCCTCGGCGTCACCCTCGGCGCGGCCGCCCCCCGCTGA
- a CDS encoding MarR family winged helix-turn-helix transcriptional regulator: protein MPESERGGGVVALDRLARQAGRLAQLVNATTHAAAAEAGLTNADADVLLALHQAHEQRLRPTTLAAACGLSSGGTSNIINRLAHAGYVNREANAQDGRSSWVQLTEEGRGLAALVTEAAAAEHIRLLTRLPEGIAEALAALLDTAVGHLDPAAVRAGGEGRTLGEGRALSGGRPRRG from the coding sequence ATGCCCGAGAGTGAACGGGGTGGCGGCGTGGTGGCGCTGGACCGGCTGGCCCGGCAGGCGGGGCGGCTGGCGCAGCTGGTGAACGCCACCACACACGCGGCCGCCGCCGAGGCCGGCCTGACCAACGCCGACGCGGACGTACTGCTGGCCCTCCACCAGGCGCACGAGCAGCGGCTTCGGCCCACCACGCTGGCAGCCGCCTGCGGACTCTCCTCAGGCGGCACCAGCAACATCATCAACCGCCTGGCGCACGCCGGTTACGTCAACCGGGAGGCCAACGCGCAGGACGGGCGGAGCTCCTGGGTGCAGCTGACCGAGGAGGGGCGGGGGCTGGCGGCGCTGGTCACCGAGGCCGCGGCGGCCGAGCACATCCGACTGCTGACACGCCTGCCGGAGGGGATCGCCGAGGCGTTGGCCGCACTGCTGGACACGGCGGTCGGGCACCTGGACCCGGCGGCCGTGCGAGCGGGCGGCGAGGGGCGCACGCTCGGGGAAGGGCGCGCGCTCAGCGGGGGGCGGCCGCGCCGAGGGTGA
- a CDS encoding thermostable hemolysin has translation MLRITVVPRATAHWLGARELVRTTYADTYGASVSPDPDAFIIATTQDAEGLDRITGCAGVSYATTTEFFSERYLDAPVETAIAARLGVPVERSRVVEIGPLAGRGGAGREMIRLTPIIAWSLGMEYILCTVTDYLRTALQRVGVTFTPLQVADPERLQPGTRDAWGSYYDGRPQTGFIELRALAPLFAEATGRYTFLDPQVGLLSETGGPVAPAAAREVAGRAGR, from the coding sequence ATGCTGAGAATCACCGTGGTCCCCCGAGCGACCGCCCACTGGCTGGGCGCCCGCGAGCTGGTCCGCACCACCTACGCTGACACCTACGGCGCCTCGGTCAGCCCCGACCCCGACGCCTTCATCATCGCCACCACCCAGGACGCCGAGGGGTTGGACCGGATCACCGGCTGCGCCGGCGTCAGCTACGCCACCACCACCGAGTTCTTCTCCGAACGCTATCTGGACGCGCCGGTCGAGACCGCCATCGCGGCCCGGCTCGGCGTCCCGGTGGAGCGCTCCCGGGTGGTCGAGATCGGCCCGCTGGCCGGGCGCGGCGGCGCGGGCCGGGAGATGATCCGACTGACCCCGATCATCGCCTGGTCGCTGGGCATGGAGTACATCCTGTGCACCGTCACCGACTACCTGCGCACCGCGCTGCAGCGGGTGGGCGTCACCTTCACCCCGCTCCAAGTGGCCGACCCGGAGCGGCTGCAGCCGGGCACGCGCGACGCCTGGGGCAGCTACTACGACGGGCGGCCGCAGACCGGGTTCATCGAACTGCGCGCCCTGGCACCGCTGTTCGCCGAGGCCACCGGCCGGTACACGTTCCTCGACCCCCAGGTGGGGCTGCTGAGCGAGACGGGCGGCCCCGTCGCCCCGGCCGCCGCGCGGGAGGTGGCGGGCCGTGCGGGCCGTTGA
- a CDS encoding AMP-binding protein, with product MRAVEEALSRHAESERPLVRVLDEHGATVARHSYREVTRAARALADRITDRITDRLAGCLADRLTERLAARRTVTDVPSDMDGRSRVGVLCGNTPEFVVADLALLTARATEIPVPLAFSREQAAGLLESADLCLVDEQGAARLAEWGPSVLPAGCQVVAVTLDGGSTPWAPAAATGPGPGLDQAEAEAEGQVEDQAEDWICKIIHTSGTTSRPKGVRIRAQGIGALIDSLHTAMPDQAFRAYLSLVPFSLLIEQVTGLYLVLLDGGCVTLLPPDSALVGTSAGAVASALPQLAAARPTAVVATPALAAALADAAGQAERAGLPVSQVLFGTERPPLICCGGAPVHPATLRELDRHGIAVHEGYGLSENSSVVSWNTPGARRIGTVGRPLAHVTVKLAEDGELLVRSSSLFAGYTRPDPSSCAVVDGWLHTGDLAGIDPDGYLTITGRKKNIIITAAGRNIAPEWVEAQYARLPFVRAVGVVGNDLPALHGLFVIAPDADPGAAAEAIAAFGAEHLSAVERVEVLHLLRAEQDGYRRYFTVTGRPVRAAITADLDRLPTTGAKSTATTTESGTTESATAESSTTESATIESAEAKGTAMATTTPDVRPYGTGTGKLLQPAPGVTTLRDLDPRAVIELLAEAGFLVLRGFAPSIEDFSLFVKEHSDRVTLDPARSFHGGDVAQKVDAGTAELGLHIENGNSPFIPDLTWFLCERAAASGSQTTVCDGYRVWDAAAEADRAAFAQDIVYARRVEEAKWKQFVVHQSGGVKTVAEVTFADFQQLAAIGGPGTTVTELPDGSVHYAFRTPAARTTLFGARLAWANSIFGPSYNYEKPTITFADGTALPEELTDRLAWLTEELTEELDWQDGDVVLVDNTRVMHGRRAITDPNRTIYNAQSYLRGELLPGSRTAA from the coding sequence GTGCGGGCCGTTGAGGAGGCGCTGAGCCGCCACGCCGAGAGCGAACGGCCGCTGGTGCGAGTGCTGGACGAGCACGGCGCGACGGTGGCCCGGCACAGCTACCGCGAGGTCACCCGGGCGGCCCGGGCGCTGGCCGACCGCATCACCGACCGCATCACCGACCGTCTTGCCGGCTGTCTCGCTGACCGTCTCACCGAGCGTCTTGCCGCGCGGCGAACGGTGACTGACGTGCCATCAGACATGGATGGCCGCTCGCGGGTCGGCGTACTCTGCGGCAACACCCCTGAGTTCGTGGTCGCCGACCTGGCGCTGCTCACCGCGCGTGCCACCGAGATCCCGGTGCCGCTGGCCTTCAGCCGCGAGCAGGCCGCCGGGCTGCTCGAATCGGCGGACCTCTGCCTGGTGGACGAGCAGGGCGCGGCCCGGCTCGCCGAGTGGGGCCCGTCGGTGCTGCCGGCCGGCTGCCAGGTGGTGGCCGTCACCCTGGACGGCGGTTCGACCCCCTGGGCCCCGGCTGCCGCCACCGGGCCCGGGCCCGGGCTTGACCAGGCGGAGGCGGAGGCCGAGGGCCAGGTCGAGGACCAGGCGGAGGACTGGATCTGCAAGATCATCCACACTTCCGGCACCACCTCCCGCCCCAAGGGTGTGCGGATCCGCGCCCAGGGCATCGGCGCGCTGATCGACTCGCTGCACACCGCGATGCCCGACCAGGCGTTCCGCGCCTACCTCTCGCTGGTGCCGTTCAGCCTGCTGATCGAGCAGGTCACCGGTCTCTACCTGGTGCTGCTGGACGGCGGCTGCGTCACCCTGCTGCCGCCGGACTCGGCGCTGGTCGGCACCAGCGCGGGCGCGGTGGCGAGCGCGCTGCCGCAACTGGCCGCCGCCCGGCCGACCGCCGTGGTGGCCACGCCCGCGCTGGCGGCCGCGCTCGCCGACGCGGCGGGGCAGGCCGAGCGGGCCGGACTGCCGGTCAGTCAGGTGCTGTTCGGTACCGAGCGGCCGCCGCTGATCTGCTGCGGTGGCGCCCCGGTGCACCCGGCCACCCTGCGCGAGCTGGACCGGCACGGCATCGCCGTCCACGAGGGCTACGGCCTCTCCGAGAACAGTTCGGTGGTCAGCTGGAACACCCCGGGCGCGCGCCGGATCGGCACCGTCGGCAGGCCGCTCGCCCACGTCACCGTCAAGCTCGCCGAGGACGGCGAACTGCTGGTCCGCAGCAGCTCGCTGTTCGCCGGCTACACCCGCCCCGACCCCTCCAGCTGCGCCGTGGTCGACGGCTGGCTGCACACCGGCGACCTGGCCGGCATCGACCCGGACGGGTACCTGACCATCACCGGCCGCAAGAAGAACATCATCATCACCGCGGCGGGGCGCAACATCGCTCCCGAGTGGGTGGAGGCGCAGTACGCCCGCCTCCCGTTCGTGCGTGCCGTCGGGGTGGTCGGCAACGACCTGCCCGCGCTGCACGGCCTGTTCGTCATCGCCCCCGACGCCGATCCCGGCGCGGCCGCCGAGGCGATCGCCGCCTTCGGGGCCGAGCACCTCTCCGCGGTCGAACGGGTGGAGGTGCTCCACCTGCTGCGGGCCGAACAGGACGGCTACCGCCGCTACTTCACCGTCACCGGCCGGCCGGTGCGCGCGGCGATCACCGCCGACCTCGACCGCCTGCCGACCACCGGCGCCAAGAGCACTGCCACTACCACTGAGAGCGGCACCACCGAGAGCGCCACCGCTGAGAGCAGCACCACCGAGAGCGCCACCATCGAGAGCGCTGAAGCGAAGGGGACAGCCATGGCCACCACCACCCCGGACGTGCGGCCCTACGGGACCGGCACCGGAAAGCTCCTCCAGCCCGCCCCAGGCGTCACCACGCTGCGTGACCTCGACCCGCGTGCCGTCATCGAACTGCTCGCCGAGGCCGGCTTCCTGGTGCTGCGCGGCTTCGCCCCGTCGATCGAGGACTTCTCGCTCTTCGTCAAGGAGCACTCCGACCGGGTGACACTGGACCCGGCCCGCTCCTTCCATGGCGGCGACGTCGCCCAGAAGGTCGACGCCGGCACCGCCGAGCTGGGCCTGCACATCGAGAACGGCAACAGCCCCTTCATCCCCGACCTGACCTGGTTCCTCTGCGAGAGGGCCGCCGCCAGCGGTTCGCAGACCACGGTCTGCGACGGCTACCGGGTCTGGGACGCGGCCGCCGAGGCCGACCGGGCCGCCTTCGCCCAGGACATCGTCTACGCCCGCCGGGTCGAAGAGGCCAAGTGGAAGCAGTTCGTGGTGCACCAGTCGGGCGGCGTGAAGACCGTCGCTGAGGTGACCTTCGCCGACTTCCAGCAGCTGGCCGCGATCGGCGGCCCCGGCACCACGGTCACTGAACTGCCCGACGGCTCCGTGCACTACGCCTTCCGCACCCCGGCCGCCCGCACCACGCTCTTCGGCGCCCGCCTGGCCTGGGCCAACAGCATCTTCGGCCCGTCCTACAACTACGAGAAGCCGACAATCACCTTCGCCGACGGCACCGCCCTGCCCGAGGAACTGACCGACCGCCTGGCGTGGCTCACCGAGGAGCTGACGGAGGAGCTGGACTGGCAGGACGGTGATGTCGTGCTGGTCGACAACACCCGGGTGATGCATGGCCGCCGCGCCATCACGGACCCGAACCGCACCATTTACAACGCGCAGAGCTACCTGCGCGGCGAGCTGCTCCCAGGCTCGCGCACGGCGGCCTGA
- a CDS encoding amidase, translated as MSSPESLRELDGHAQADLVRSGELSESELLRHAIERIERYDGRIGALAVTAFDQALAEAARPGGSAEGHGPLHGVPFLLKDLGPTVAGLEATMGSRFLAGFSPRQGSELTDRFRAAGLRVLGKTKTAEFGVLPTTEPQAQGPTRNPWDPTRSAGGSSGGAAAAVAAGLVPIAHANDAGGSIRIPAAACGVFGLKPTRARTPLGPAVGDLMNGLAAEHVVSRSVRDSAAVLDAIAGPATGDPYWAPPTAGRFTQAVRTGLTKPLRIACTTRPGTGPLDPACAAAVLETAKLCAELGHQVTEAAPEVAFAELVDPFLVLWAAGVSSAITSYAQLSGRIPTADRFEELTWQLYQQGRTLSASQYLLAVGTLQRAARAIAGFYESYDVLLSPVTAWPAPDLGTFAIGTPDQQLLRAVEFCHETPLANLTGQPAMSVPLHWTDSGLPIGVHATGRFGDEATLFALAAELETAQPWAHRLPAVAHLRTES; from the coding sequence ATGTCCTCCCCGGAGAGTCTGCGTGAGCTGGACGGCCACGCACAGGCGGACCTGGTCCGCAGTGGCGAGCTGTCCGAGAGTGAGTTGCTGCGCCACGCGATCGAGCGGATCGAGCGCTACGACGGCCGGATCGGCGCCCTCGCGGTGACCGCCTTCGACCAGGCGCTCGCCGAGGCGGCCCGCCCCGGCGGGAGCGCCGAGGGGCACGGCCCGCTGCACGGCGTGCCGTTCCTGCTCAAGGACCTCGGACCGACCGTGGCCGGCCTGGAGGCCACCATGGGCTCGCGCTTCCTGGCCGGCTTCAGCCCGCGCCAGGGGAGCGAGTTGACCGACCGGTTCCGGGCGGCCGGCCTGCGGGTGCTGGGCAAGACCAAGACCGCCGAGTTCGGCGTGCTGCCCACCACCGAGCCGCAGGCCCAGGGGCCCACCCGCAACCCCTGGGACCCCACCCGCAGCGCGGGCGGCTCCAGCGGCGGCGCGGCGGCGGCGGTCGCGGCCGGCCTGGTGCCGATCGCGCACGCCAACGACGCGGGCGGCTCGATCCGCATCCCGGCCGCCGCCTGCGGTGTCTTCGGCCTCAAGCCGACCAGGGCGCGCACCCCGCTGGGGCCCGCGGTCGGCGACCTGATGAACGGACTGGCCGCCGAGCACGTGGTCAGCCGCTCGGTGCGGGACAGCGCTGCGGTGCTCGACGCGATCGCCGGGCCGGCCACCGGCGACCCGTACTGGGCGCCGCCCACCGCCGGGCGGTTCACGCAGGCGGTCCGCACGGGCCTGACGAAGCCGCTGCGGATCGCCTGCACCACCCGCCCCGGAACCGGCCCACTCGATCCGGCCTGCGCCGCCGCGGTGCTGGAGACCGCCAAGCTCTGCGCGGAGCTGGGCCATCAGGTCACCGAGGCGGCCCCGGAGGTGGCCTTCGCCGAACTGGTCGACCCGTTCCTGGTGTTGTGGGCCGCCGGAGTCTCCTCGGCGATCACCTCCTACGCCCAGCTGAGCGGCCGCATCCCGACCGCCGACCGGTTCGAGGAGCTCACCTGGCAGCTCTACCAGCAGGGCCGCACCCTCAGCGCCTCCCAGTACCTGCTGGCGGTGGGCACCCTGCAGCGAGCCGCGCGTGCGATCGCCGGCTTCTACGAGTCCTACGACGTGCTGCTGTCACCGGTCACCGCCTGGCCGGCACCCGACCTCGGCACCTTCGCGATCGGCACTCCCGATCAACAACTGCTGCGGGCCGTGGAGTTCTGCCACGAGACCCCGCTGGCCAATCTGACCGGCCAGCCCGCGATGTCGGTCCCGCTGCACTGGACCGACTCCGGACTGCCGATCGGCGTGCACGCCACCGGCCGCTTCGGCGACGAGGCCACCCTCTTCGCGCTCGCGGCCGAGCTCGAAACCGCCCAGCCCTGGGCCCACCGCCTACCGGCGGTCGCCCACCTGCGAACGGAGAGCTGA